The Eubacteriaceae bacterium Marseille-Q4139 genome has a window encoding:
- a CDS encoding replication-associated recombination protein A, translating to MDLFDFMRAGAMEKESPLASRMRPVTLDEVVGQQHIIGKDKLLYRAIKADKLGSVIFYGPPGTGKTTLAKVIANTTSAEFEQLNATTAGKKDMEEAVKRAKDRLGMYGKKTILFIDEIHRFNKGQQDYLLPFVEDGTVTLIGATTENPYFEVNNALLSRSRIFELKPLEKQDIRELILRAVTDEKRGMGGYHAEITDEAVRFLADVANGDARAALNAVELGVLTTEPSPDGKIYITLPVAAECIQKRAVRYDKDGDNHYDTISAFIKSMRGSDPDAALYYLARMLYAGEDVKFIARRIMICAAEDVGNADPQALTVAVSAAQAVERIGLPEGQIILAQAVTYVASAPKSNAACVGISEAMEAVRTRETPPVPVHLQDKHYKGAEKLGHGKGYLYAHDYPNHYVKQQYLPDGMEGASFYRPTENGYEKKIKEHLKWLKEGE from the coding sequence ATGGATTTATTTGATTTTATGCGGGCCGGCGCCATGGAAAAGGAGTCGCCCCTTGCATCGAGAATGCGTCCCGTCACCCTGGATGAGGTGGTGGGGCAGCAGCATATTATCGGAAAGGACAAGCTCCTTTATCGGGCCATCAAGGCCGACAAGCTGGGCTCGGTGATTTTCTACGGGCCGCCGGGAACGGGAAAGACGACTCTCGCCAAGGTCATCGCCAACACCACCAGCGCAGAGTTTGAACAGCTAAACGCCACCACAGCCGGGAAAAAGGACATGGAAGAGGCCGTAAAACGGGCCAAGGACAGGCTCGGCATGTACGGGAAAAAGACGATTCTCTTCATCGACGAGATCCACCGCTTTAACAAAGGGCAGCAGGACTACCTTCTCCCCTTCGTGGAGGACGGAACGGTGACGCTCATCGGCGCCACCACGGAAAACCCGTATTTCGAGGTCAACAACGCCCTTCTTTCCCGCTCACGGATTTTTGAATTGAAGCCTCTGGAAAAGCAGGACATCAGGGAACTGATTCTCCGCGCCGTCACCGATGAAAAGCGGGGCATGGGCGGGTACCATGCCGAAATCACCGACGAGGCCGTCAGATTCCTGGCGGACGTGGCAAACGGGGATGCCCGCGCCGCCTTAAATGCCGTGGAGCTTGGCGTCCTGACGACAGAGCCGTCGCCGGACGGGAAAATTTATATTACGCTGCCCGTGGCGGCCGAGTGCATCCAGAAGCGGGCCGTCCGCTACGATAAGGACGGCGACAATCACTACGATACGATTTCCGCTTTCATAAAAAGCATGCGCGGCTCCGACCCGGACGCTGCCCTTTACTACCTGGCGCGGATGCTGTACGCCGGTGAGGATGTGAAGTTCATTGCCCGCCGGATCATGATCTGTGCCGCCGAGGACGTGGGAAACGCCGATCCCCAGGCCCTTACGGTGGCCGTAAGCGCCGCCCAAGCCGTCGAGCGGATTGGACTTCCCGAGGGACAGATTATTTTAGCCCAGGCCGTGACATACGTGGCGTCGGCGCCGAAAAGCAACGCCGCCTGCGTGGGGATTTCCGAGGCCATGGAAGCTGTCCGGACGAGAGAAACGCCGCCGGTGCCCGTCCATCTTCAGGACAAGCATTATAAGGGCGCTGAAAAGCTGGGTCACGGGAAAGGCTATCTCTATGCCCACGACTATCCGAACCACTATGTGAAACAGCAGTACCTGCCCGACGGCATGGAGGGGGCGAGCTTTTACCGCCCCACGGAAAACGGGTATGAGAAGAAGATAAAGGAACATTTAAAATGGCTGAAGGAGGGGGAATGA
- a CDS encoding efflux RND transporter permease subunit: MGITRFVLKRPVTTIMALLCLLVFGISSVFSATLEQMPDTDQPMLIIMATYSGAGPEDIDELVTQPIEDEVSTLEGVKSISSTSGDGNARIMLEYDYGEDMSEAYDELSRSLDSLARRLPDDVETSVMEMSMNAGTTMMLSISHATETELYDYVDQNIVPALEQLSTAADVEAMGGSSEYIRVELKSDMMKQYQVTMDSIISAVTAADLSYPSGDAVSGNLELSVTTSSDNDTLEDLLSVPITTGSGKIIYLEDVADVYTAEESRGGISRYNGQETISISITKQQSSTAMELSDDVHEVIEALMAEDSDLTIEVANDSADSIMSSLMDVAETMVLAVVISMIIIFMFFGDYKASLIVGSSIPTSILMSLILMTACGFSLNTITMSGLVLGVGMMVDNSIVVLESCFRALDSMEQKGILEYAKAALSGTNIVVMSVVGSTLTTCVVFIPLVFLQGMSGQMFGPMGYTIVFCMSASLLSAITVVPLCYMAYKPQETDRALMSRPMVHMQEAYRKVMPSLLKHRGLVMTVSVAFIVATLFLAGGMEAELMTADDTGTISVSIETRPGLISEQAEEMLNQAEAIVAANENVDSYMLRYNGNSGSITAYLKDDRAMETDEIVSLWETQMADIENCTIEVEASTSMSMMGRTRGYEVILHGEDYDELKEVSDEIVAELTARDDVINVHSSLENTAPVVAINVDQAAASAEGLTAAQIGSQVKQMLDGEELTTLTIDGQEISVMAEYPDGEYETVAQVENMILTKPSGGYAALADVAEVTYRDNPNSISKTDKKYEITITAEYTGGNVKAAIDSEVIAPHLSASITTGVNSRDQMMNEEFSSLYEAIATAAFLVFVVMAAQFESPKFSFMVMTTIPFSLIGSFGLLKLTGVTISMTSILGFLILVGTVVNNGILYVDTVNQYRLTMDLKTALIEAGATRLRPILMKSLTTILSMIPMALAIGSSGSTTQGLAIVDIGGLTVGVFVALFMLPVYYDIMNGRKERTVLDI, encoded by the coding sequence ATGGGAATTACAAGATTCGTACTGAAACGCCCGGTCACAACCATTATGGCGCTTTTGTGCCTGCTGGTATTCGGAATTTCCTCGGTCTTTTCCGCAACCCTGGAGCAGATGCCTGACACAGACCAGCCGATGCTAATCATCATGGCGACTTATTCCGGCGCCGGGCCCGAAGACATCGACGAGCTGGTGACGCAGCCCATCGAAGACGAGGTCAGTACCCTGGAGGGCGTAAAAAGCATCAGCTCCACTTCCGGCGACGGGAACGCCAGGATCATGCTGGAATACGACTACGGCGAAGACATGAGCGAGGCCTATGACGAGCTTTCCAGAAGCCTGGACAGCCTGGCAAGGCGGCTTCCCGACGATGTGGAAACCAGCGTCATGGAGATGAGCATGAACGCGGGAACCACGATGATGCTTTCTATTTCTCATGCGACAGAGACCGAGCTTTATGACTATGTGGATCAGAACATCGTCCCGGCCCTGGAACAGCTCTCCACAGCGGCAGACGTGGAGGCCATGGGCGGCTCCTCGGAATACATACGGGTGGAACTGAAATCCGACATGATGAAACAGTACCAGGTGACGATGGATTCCATCATTTCGGCTGTGACGGCGGCAGACCTCTCCTACCCGTCCGGCGACGCGGTCTCCGGGAACCTGGAGCTTTCCGTCACCACTTCCTCCGACAACGATACCCTGGAAGACCTTCTGTCGGTGCCGATTACCACGGGCAGCGGGAAGATCATTTATCTGGAGGACGTGGCAGATGTCTACACGGCCGAGGAAAGCCGCGGCGGCATATCCCGCTACAACGGCCAGGAGACCATTTCCATCTCCATTACGAAACAGCAGAGCAGCACGGCCATGGAGCTTTCCGACGATGTGCATGAAGTCATCGAGGCGCTGATGGCCGAGGACTCCGACCTCACCATTGAGGTCGCCAATGACTCCGCCGACAGCATCATGAGCTCCCTCATGGATGTGGCAGAAACCATGGTGCTGGCCGTCGTCATCTCCATGATTATTATTTTCATGTTCTTCGGCGACTATAAGGCGTCATTGATTGTGGGAAGCTCCATTCCGACGTCGATTTTAATGTCCCTGATTTTGATGACGGCATGCGGCTTTTCCTTGAATACGATCACCATGAGCGGCCTCGTCCTCGGCGTCGGCATGATGGTGGATAACTCCATCGTCGTTCTGGAAAGCTGTTTCCGGGCGCTGGATTCCATGGAACAGAAAGGGATTTTGGAATATGCAAAGGCGGCTCTCTCCGGCACCAATATCGTCGTCATGTCGGTCGTCGGCTCGACGCTTACCACCTGCGTCGTGTTCATCCCGCTTGTATTCCTCCAGGGCATGAGCGGCCAGATGTTCGGCCCCATGGGCTATACCATCGTGTTCTGCATGAGCGCGTCCCTGCTCTCGGCCATCACGGTCGTCCCGCTCTGCTACATGGCTTATAAGCCCCAGGAGACAGACCGGGCGCTGATGTCGCGGCCCATGGTTCATATGCAGGAGGCCTACCGGAAGGTCATGCCGTCGCTTTTAAAGCACAGGGGCCTTGTCATGACGGTATCGGTAGCCTTTATCGTCGCCACCCTGTTTTTGGCAGGCGGCATGGAAGCCGAGCTCATGACGGCCGATGACACCGGCACCATCTCCGTGAGCATCGAGACGCGGCCGGGACTCATAAGCGAGCAGGCGGAAGAAATGTTAAACCAGGCGGAGGCCATTGTGGCGGCCAACGAAAACGTGGATTCCTACATGCTGCGGTATAACGGAAACAGCGGCAGCATCACCGCCTATTTAAAGGATGACCGGGCAATGGAGACAGACGAGATTGTGAGCCTTTGGGAGACGCAGATGGCAGACATCGAAAATTGTACGATTGAGGTGGAGGCGTCCACGTCCATGAGCATGATGGGGCGAACCAGAGGCTATGAGGTGATTCTGCACGGCGAGGACTACGACGAGTTAAAGGAAGTCAGCGACGAGATTGTCGCGGAACTGACGGCCAGAGACGATGTGATCAACGTCCATTCCAGCCTGGAAAACACGGCTCCCGTCGTCGCCATCAACGTGGATCAGGCGGCGGCATCCGCAGAGGGGCTCACGGCCGCCCAGATCGGAAGCCAGGTAAAGCAGATGTTAGACGGGGAGGAACTGACGACGCTTACCATCGACGGGCAGGAGATAAGCGTCATGGCCGAATACCCGGACGGAGAGTATGAGACGGTGGCCCAGGTGGAGAACATGATTCTCACAAAGCCCTCCGGCGGCTATGCGGCGCTTGCGGACGTGGCGGAGGTCACGTACCGCGACAACCCCAATTCCATTTCCAAGACGGACAAAAAATATGAAATCACGATTACGGCCGAGTACACCGGAGGAAACGTGAAGGCGGCCATCGACAGCGAGGTCATCGCGCCGCATCTTTCCGCCTCCATTACAACCGGCGTCAACAGCAGGGATCAGATGATGAACGAGGAATTTTCCAGCCTTTATGAGGCCATCGCCACGGCGGCCTTCCTGGTCTTCGTCGTCATGGCGGCCCAGTTTGAATCGCCGAAGTTTTCCTTCATGGTGATGACGACGATCCCCTTCAGCCTGATCGGCTCCTTCGGCCTTCTAAAGCTGACCGGCGTCACCATCAGCATGACCTCGATTCTGGGCTTTCTGATTCTCGTGGGAACCGTCGTAAACAACGGCATCCTGTACGTGGATACGGTGAACCAGTACCGGCTCACCATGGATTTAAAAACGGCTTTGATTGAGGCCGGCGCCACGAGGCTTCGCCCGATCCTGATGAAGAGCCTTACGACGATCCTTTCCATGATCCCCATGGCCCTTGCCATCGGAAGCAGCGGTTCCACGACGCAGGGCCTCGCCATCGTAGACATCGGAGGCCTGACCGTGGGCGTCTTCGTGGCCCTGTTCATGCTCCCGGTTTACTACGATATCATGAACGGAAGAAAGGAACGGACGGTTCTTGATATTTAA
- a CDS encoding TolC family protein — translation MKRKRTPGRESGRLRSRAVCQLFLAVCAVSAAAVFLPVKASAAEAGGIVIEYENLRTLVEEGNPDLLESKTAVEENAEPYRKMREELLEEQKNMEDMAESYEEDGDEEMASFYENAADLLGDTISQLGVTLRNMTSASQEKSLKDMADSLTKSAQSLMNSYCQTASRVSAAEMELQAAQAEYDEAVVKRSAGLAKDADVQSAKEAVLGAETSLLSLNSQKEQLKASLLSLLGLGDEEYVQIGGIPAPDLSAVKARDFEADMAESVSNDSALFEARRAQAKGTDERELREEKIETAEAEAEMNFRSAWEELQAALLQYEGAEKTYEAACQTYEALQRKQAAGLLSRADSLRGEADFAAAQASMDFASMNLYGTYESYLWTVRGV, via the coding sequence ATGAAAAGAAAAAGAACCCCCGGGCGTGAGAGCGGCCGATTGAGAAGCCGTGCCGTGTGCCAGCTTTTCCTTGCCGTCTGCGCCGTGTCTGCGGCCGCTGTTTTCCTTCCGGTGAAGGCGTCTGCGGCGGAAGCCGGGGGAATCGTCATTGAATATGAAAATCTCCGTACCCTTGTAGAAGAAGGAAATCCTGACCTTCTGGAATCGAAAACAGCCGTAGAGGAAAACGCCGAGCCATACAGAAAGATGCGGGAGGAGCTTCTTGAAGAACAGAAAAATATGGAGGATATGGCCGAGTCCTATGAGGAAGACGGCGACGAGGAGATGGCCTCTTTTTATGAGAATGCCGCCGATCTTTTAGGCGATACCATCAGCCAGCTCGGCGTCACGCTCCGGAACATGACATCGGCCAGCCAGGAAAAGAGCCTTAAGGACATGGCCGACTCCCTCACGAAATCGGCTCAGTCGCTGATGAATTCCTATTGCCAGACGGCATCCCGGGTTTCGGCGGCTGAAATGGAACTTCAGGCGGCACAGGCGGAGTACGACGAAGCCGTCGTGAAAAGGAGCGCCGGTTTGGCAAAGGATGCCGATGTGCAGTCAGCAAAGGAAGCCGTCCTGGGGGCGGAGACGTCCCTTCTCTCCCTGAACAGCCAGAAGGAGCAGCTAAAAGCCAGTCTGTTGAGCCTTCTTGGGCTTGGGGATGAGGAATATGTGCAGATTGGCGGGATTCCAGCGCCGGATTTATCTGCGGTGAAAGCGCGGGATTTTGAGGCTGACATGGCCGAGTCCGTAAGCAATGACAGCGCCCTTTTTGAAGCCAGAAGAGCGCAGGCCAAGGGGACGGACGAACGGGAACTGAGGGAAGAAAAGATCGAAACGGCCGAGGCGGAAGCCGAAATGAACTTCCGCTCGGCCTGGGAAGAGCTTCAGGCGGCCCTGCTCCAGTACGAGGGAGCAGAAAAAACCTATGAGGCCGCCTGCCAGACGTATGAAGCCCTTCAGAGAAAGCAGGCAGCCGGCCTCTTAAGCCGCGCCGATTCTCTGAGAGGCGAGGCCGACTTTGCCGCGGCCCAGGCATCCATGGATTTCGCCTCCATGAACCTTTACGGGACGTATGAGTCGTACCTGTGGACGGTGCGCGGAGTCTAG
- a CDS encoding polysaccharide deacetylase family protein, producing the protein MTFRKQLILFFVTAAADLALFVCLTFAVFSPAAPDGRAMSDGLAVSADEAPGAEPGTVVALTFDDGPDKEYTAKLLDGLKERGVHASFFLIGNSIEGNEDLVRRMAEEGHLVGVHCLYHTELTKESVSDAVSQLGETKSRIAAVTGTEPEYMRPPYGAWNDALEEAVGMTPVFWSVDSLDWKVQDAGRVTENVLRKTESGDIILMHDGFSTSVEAALRIIDNLLLRGYTFVTVDELMVD; encoded by the coding sequence ATGACATTCCGAAAACAGCTCATTCTGTTTTTCGTGACGGCGGCTGCCGACCTGGCTCTTTTTGTATGCCTGACTTTTGCCGTGTTTTCACCGGCGGCGCCGGACGGCCGTGCCATGTCAGACGGCCTTGCCGTGTCGGCAGACGAAGCGCCGGGAGCAGAGCCGGGGACAGTCGTGGCCCTGACCTTCGACGATGGCCCCGATAAGGAATACACGGCGAAGCTTCTGGACGGCCTTAAGGAGCGCGGTGTCCATGCCTCCTTTTTCCTCATCGGGAATTCCATCGAGGGAAACGAAGACCTGGTGCGGCGGATGGCAGAAGAGGGGCACCTCGTCGGCGTCCACTGCCTGTACCACACGGAGCTCACGAAAGAGAGCGTTTCCGACGCCGTGAGCCAGCTTGGCGAGACGAAAAGCCGAATCGCCGCCGTCACGGGAACAGAGCCGGAATACATGCGCCCGCCCTACGGCGCCTGGAATGACGCACTGGAGGAGGCAGTCGGCATGACGCCGGTTTTCTGGAGCGTGGATTCCTTAGACTGGAAGGTCCAGGACGCCGGCCGCGTCACGGAAAATGTCCTGCGAAAGACGGAAAGCGGCGACATTATCCTCATGCACGACGGCTTTTCCACGTCGGTGGAGGCGGCCCTCCGGATCATTGACAACCTTCTTTTGAGAGGTTATACTTTTGTTACCGTCGACGAATTGATGGTAGATTAG
- a CDS encoding LD-carboxypeptidase, translated as MSAKLEKGSRVGLVCCSNGLSESRRSEMEKLEETLLKLGLVPEKSRCMYAGSTVFCGTGEERAAELMRFYEDPGIRAIFDVSGGDTANGILPYLDFSSIEKSDKRFWGYSDLTCIINAIYARTGRPSVLYQIRNLVGEDGERQTRAFSDSVMGDGNSLFTFPYTFLRGDHMEGTAAGGNIRCLLKLAGTKFWPDMRGKILVLEASGGEVPQMASFLCQLRLMGVFEEISGILLGTFLAMEKGRCRPSMEELVLEAAGKEIPVAKTARIGHRADSRAVIIGEKLSLRAPAE; from the coding sequence ATGTCTGCAAAATTAGAAAAGGGAAGCCGCGTCGGCCTCGTCTGCTGCTCCAACGGGCTTTCGGAAAGCCGCCGGAGTGAAATGGAAAAACTCGAAGAAACGCTTTTAAAGCTTGGCCTCGTGCCGGAAAAGAGCCGGTGCATGTATGCCGGCAGCACGGTTTTTTGCGGCACGGGAGAGGAGCGGGCCGCAGAGCTTATGCGGTTTTATGAGGATCCGGGCATCCGTGCTATTTTCGACGTGTCCGGCGGCGATACGGCAAATGGGATTCTTCCGTACCTGGATTTCAGCAGTATTGAAAAGTCAGACAAACGGTTCTGGGGATACAGCGACCTGACGTGCATCATCAACGCCATTTACGCCAGAACCGGCCGCCCATCGGTACTGTACCAGATCCGGAACCTGGTGGGAGAAGACGGGGAGAGACAAACCAGGGCTTTCTCAGATTCCGTCATGGGAGACGGAAATTCCCTGTTCACGTTCCCTTACACCTTCCTCCGGGGAGATCATATGGAAGGAACGGCCGCCGGCGGCAACATCCGCTGTCTTTTAAAGCTTGCGGGCACCAAATTCTGGCCGGACATGAGGGGGAAAATCCTGGTTTTGGAGGCTTCCGGCGGAGAAGTGCCGCAGATGGCATCATTTTTATGCCAGCTAAGGCTTATGGGCGTTTTTGAGGAGATAAGCGGAATCCTGCTGGGTACCTTCCTCGCCATGGAAAAGGGAAGATGCCGGCCGTCCATGGAGGAACTGGTGCTGGAAGCCGCCGGAAAAGAGATTCCCGTCGCAAAAACTGCGCGGATCGGCCACCGTGCAGATTCCCGAGCAGTCATAATCGGCGAAAAGCTCTCTCTCCGGGCCCCTGCCGAATAA
- a CDS encoding M55 family metallopeptidase: MKKIYISADIEGIWGNSNPAFTMRGGALYDEYRLNMINEVNLAADLLFKNGVTEITVNDGHGNMDNLLPSRLDKRVSFVTSNGAFKEYGMMEGFDGTFDGAIFLGYHCRSNSHGVMAHTISGSLIHSVSVDGKELGETGINGFLAEEYGVPVILVTGDDLLRPQAESELSAPFFYVETKKALNSQSAVCCSWNMLESRYETAIKEALKLPKQDAKKAPHTMDIVFRMERNADFAARMDGVTRSGDCSVRLEKDDFDSLYRYMRFVIKTCNAFAG, from the coding sequence ATGAAAAAAATCTACATTTCCGCCGACATCGAAGGTATCTGGGGAAACAGCAACCCGGCTTTTACCATGCGGGGCGGCGCGCTCTATGACGAGTACAGGCTGAACATGATAAACGAGGTCAACCTGGCTGCTGACCTTCTATTTAAAAACGGCGTCACGGAGATCACCGTAAACGACGGCCACGGCAACATGGACAATCTCCTGCCGTCAAGGCTCGATAAGCGCGTCTCCTTTGTCACCAGCAACGGCGCGTTTAAGGAATACGGCATGATGGAGGGCTTTGACGGTACCTTCGACGGCGCCATTTTCCTCGGCTACCACTGCCGCAGCAACTCCCATGGCGTCATGGCCCATACGATCTCCGGATCCCTGATCCATTCGGTTTCCGTCGACGGGAAAGAACTGGGAGAAACCGGCATCAACGGGTTCCTCGCAGAGGAATACGGCGTCCCCGTGATCCTTGTGACCGGCGACGACCTGCTTCGTCCGCAGGCGGAGTCCGAGCTTTCCGCCCCGTTTTTCTATGTGGAGACGAAAAAGGCGTTAAATTCCCAGAGCGCCGTCTGCTGTTCCTGGAACATGCTGGAAAGCCGCTATGAAACGGCCATCAAAGAAGCCCTCAAGCTTCCGAAGCAGGACGCGAAAAAAGCGCCCCATACCATGGACATCGTCTTCCGGATGGAGCGCAATGCGGATTTCGCCGCCAGAATGGACGGCGTCACGCGGAGCGGGGACTGTTCTGTCCGTCTGGAAAAGGACGATTTCGATTCCCTTTACCGCTATATGCGTTTTGTCATTAAGACCTGCAACGCCTTCGCAGGCTGA
- a CDS encoding TolC family protein — protein sequence MSKGVGFLKRNKVLSAACAAALCMGAVPVQAAAASPEFAYTEEKWASLEDNVLEYEEIADLIHEYNATVQQNLLDYNDYKGKSSLDISKEYYNSAEDMLERIEYPEDDDVSYASRLSSALSSEIQAENLVEQGDNNVDDGEIVKLGYDMEEAELVKQAEQLMISYWSQTESLAVLEDAVTQAENSYEAAVTKKAAGMAAQAEVDSMAEAVTTAKASLLTAKGSLEKTKEQLCLMLGWPYGAEVDIKEVPQPDLEKIGAIDVEADIETALENNYSLKMTAKRIENARSASVRETQERTYKNQKETASTSVKNAYNSLLSEKSGYEQALESYELAKTELSASAARLQAGTITAKDYASKEFALLSAEVSLKTQELSLLTALNEYEWAVNGLASVS from the coding sequence ATGTCAAAAGGAGTTGGTTTTTTGAAGAGAAATAAGGTTCTTTCCGCGGCCTGCGCCGCTGCCCTCTGCATGGGAGCCGTTCCCGTGCAGGCGGCCGCCGCCAGCCCGGAGTTTGCATATACGGAAGAAAAATGGGCCTCCCTGGAGGATAATGTGCTGGAATATGAGGAGATTGCGGATTTAATCCATGAATATAACGCGACGGTTCAGCAGAATCTTCTGGATTACAACGACTATAAGGGAAAATCCAGTCTGGATATCTCGAAGGAATATTATAACTCGGCCGAAGACATGCTGGAGCGGATCGAATATCCCGAGGATGACGATGTGAGCTACGCCTCCAGGCTTTCCTCAGCCTTAAGCAGTGAGATCCAGGCGGAAAATTTGGTGGAACAGGGCGATAACAACGTGGATGACGGGGAGATCGTAAAGCTCGGCTACGATATGGAGGAAGCGGAGCTGGTAAAACAGGCGGAACAGCTCATGATAAGCTACTGGAGCCAGACGGAGAGCCTCGCCGTTTTGGAGGACGCCGTGACCCAGGCGGAGAATTCCTACGAGGCGGCTGTGACGAAAAAGGCGGCCGGCATGGCGGCCCAGGCGGAGGTGGACTCCATGGCCGAGGCCGTGACGACGGCGAAAGCGTCGCTCCTTACGGCCAAAGGAAGTCTGGAAAAGACGAAGGAACAGCTTTGTCTGATGCTCGGCTGGCCTTACGGCGCAGAGGTTGATATAAAAGAAGTTCCGCAGCCGGACTTGGAGAAAATCGGCGCCATCGACGTGGAGGCCGACATTGAGACGGCCCTCGAGAACAATTATAGCTTAAAGATGACGGCAAAGCGGATTGAAAATGCCCGGTCGGCAAGTGTCCGCGAGACCCAGGAGCGGACTTATAAAAACCAGAAGGAGACGGCTTCCACCAGCGTGAAAAACGCTTACAACAGCCTGCTTTCGGAAAAATCCGGCTATGAGCAGGCGTTGGAGAGCTATGAACTGGCAAAGACAGAGCTTTCCGCGTCTGCGGCGCGGCTTCAGGCCGGCACCATCACGGCTAAAGATTATGCGTCGAAGGAATTCGCCCTGCTGTCCGCCGAGGTGAGCCTTAAAACCCAGGAATTGTCGCTGCTTACGGCGCTTAACGAATACGAGTGGGCCGTGAACGGACTGGCGTCCGTGTCCTAG
- the surE gene encoding 5'/3'-nucleotidase SurE, whose amino-acid sequence MRILVVNDDGIQAPGIAHLARTAQKFGEVWVAAPDSQCSAMSHRISIFDKLRVRSEPNFEVKGVQAWSVSGTPADCVKVALAYIMPERPDIVLSGINNGCNAGADILYSGTVGAAMEALACGIPAMAFSAETCRDLQTADAYLEDIIKDLLEREIAPYEIWNVNFPSCRPKEILYDRFPSARPGCEMVYTPEELPDGSVNLAIYEKYCTEAEEGSDARAILDGCISVGKLENALLRAAKRK is encoded by the coding sequence ATGCGGATTCTTGTGGTAAACGACGACGGGATCCAGGCGCCCGGGATCGCACATCTGGCGCGGACGGCGCAGAAATTCGGAGAGGTCTGGGTCGCCGCCCCGGACAGCCAGTGCAGTGCCATGTCCCACCGGATCAGCATTTTCGATAAACTAAGAGTCAGGTCGGAGCCGAATTTTGAGGTGAAAGGCGTACAAGCCTGGTCGGTTTCCGGGACGCCGGCCGACTGCGTCAAAGTGGCGCTCGCTTACATCATGCCGGAGCGCCCGGACATCGTCCTTTCCGGGATCAACAACGGCTGCAACGCCGGGGCAGATATCCTCTATTCAGGGACAGTAGGAGCCGCCATGGAGGCGCTGGCCTGCGGTATCCCGGCCATGGCTTTTTCCGCCGAAACCTGCCGTGATCTTCAGACGGCCGATGCCTATCTGGAGGATATCATAAAAGACCTGTTAGAGCGGGAAATCGCGCCCTATGAGATTTGGAACGTAAACTTCCCATCATGCAGGCCGAAGGAAATCTTATACGACCGATTCCCGTCGGCACGCCCCGGCTGTGAGATGGTCTATACGCCTGAGGAGCTCCCAGACGGGAGCGTAAACCTTGCCATCTACGAAAAATACTGCACGGAAGCAGAAGAGGGGAGCGACGCGAGGGCCATTTTAGACGGCTGCATCTCCGTCGGCAAGCTGGAAAACGCCCTTTTAAGGGCCGCGAAACGGAAATAA